Proteins encoded by one window of Pseudomonas tructae:
- the recX gene encoding recombination regulator RecX, whose product MSAVLDTPVAVRRTAMDLLARREHGRVELTRKLRQRGASPELIDQELDRLTEEGLLSEARYLESFISYRSRSGYGPARIREELGQRGLHRGDIDQALRECGVDWSARLLEVWQRKFAGQLPIDPRSRAQQTRFLVYRGFSMESVGRLLSGRGLDD is encoded by the coding sequence ATGTCCGCCGTACTCGATACCCCCGTCGCCGTAAGGCGGACAGCCATGGACCTGCTCGCACGTCGCGAGCACGGTCGAGTCGAGCTGACGCGCAAGTTGCGTCAGCGCGGCGCTTCCCCCGAATTGATTGATCAGGAGCTCGACCGTCTGACGGAAGAGGGCCTGCTCAGTGAAGCCCGTTATCTGGAAAGCTTCATCAGCTACCGTTCACGCTCAGGCTATGGCCCGGCGCGTATTCGCGAAGAGCTGGGCCAGCGCGGGTTGCACCGTGGTGATATCGACCAGGCCCTGCGTGAATGCGGGGTGGACTGGTCGGCCCGGTTGCTGGAAGTCTGGCAGCGCAAGTTTGCCGGCCAACTGCCCATCGATCCGCGCAGCCGCGCACAGCAAACCCGTTTTCTGGTTTATCGTGGATTTTCCATGGAGTCGGTCGGCCGCCTGTTGAGCGGCCGAGGGTTGGACGACTGA